The following DNA comes from candidate division WOR-3 bacterium.
AGAGAGGAACTTCGTGACGATGATCAGATTTTCCTTTGTCGTATATGCATCAAAAGAGCCTCCCAGTCCTTCGATAAACTTGACGATATCAAGGGAAGACTTCCTGGATGTTCCTTTGAACAACATATGTTCGATGAGATGGGTGATGCCGTTGTCCCGGCTCGCTTCATCCCGGGAACCGCAGTTTATGAAGAATCCCAGGGAGAATGAATAAAATTTTGAAATTTCTTCTGCTACAAGGGTTACTGTAGGGCTGATTTGTGTCTTTTTTATTCTATTCTCTGCGGATGAGATTTATCCTCCCTTGGTCGTCGATCTGATGTACTTTTACTATTATTTCATCTCCAACTTTTACCACGTCTTCGACTTTTCTTACACGCTGCCTGGAAAGCTTTGATATATGGACGAGTCCTTCTTTGCCCGGCAGGATTTCAACGAAGGCTCCGAAATTCGTTATTCTCTTCACCTTTCCGATGTATGTCTTGCCGACCTCGACTTCCTGGACGAGTGACCGAATCTTTTCCTGAGCCTGATCGACATTGTGGGCGTTGGTGCCTGATATGGTCACCTTGCCGTCGTCTTCAATATCAATGGTGACATCAAGATCAGCGATGATTTTTCTTATTATTTTACCGCCCGGTCCGATTACTTCGCCGATCTTGTCTTTGGGAATTGAAAATACGATATTCTTCGGTGCATATTGAGAAATTTCCTTTCGAGGGGCGCTGATCGTGCTGTTCATCATCTGGAGTATTTTCATCCGGGCGTCTTTTGCCCGTGTCAGCCCTTTGGTGAGGATCTCCATGTCCAGACCGGCGATCTTCAGGTCAAGCTGTATCGCGGTGATACCGTTTGCTGTTCCTGCGACCTTGAAGTCCATATCTCCGTAGTGGTCTTCGTCGCCGACGATATCGGTGAGTAAGACATATTCGTTTCCTTCTTTGATAAGCCCTATCGAAATACCGGCGACCGCGGTCTTTATCGGCACTCCGGCGTCCATCAGTGAGAGTGAAGAGCCGCATACCGTCGCCATTGAGGAAGAACCGTTCGATTCAAGGATATTGGAGACCACCCTGATTGTGTAAGGGAATGATTCTTCCGAAGGCAGAACCGGTACGATCGCCCGTTCGGCGAGGGCTCCGTGCCCGATTTCCCGACGCCCCGGTCCTCTCATCGGTCTTACTTCACCGGTTGCAAAGGGCGGAAAGTTGTAGTGAAGCATGAATGATTTGGATTCTTCACCGTAAATCGCATCTATTCGCTGCTCATCGCTCGCCGTACCCAGGGTTGTTACCGCCAGACTCTGTGTTTGTCCCCGGGTGAATATCGCTGAACCGTGTGTTCTCGGTAGAACACCGATTTCACAGGAAATAGGTCTGATTTCATCCGGACTGCGGCCGTCGATCCTCTTCTTTTCCCTCAAGACCTGATGGCGCATCTTTTTCCGCAGCAGTTCATCAACCACCCGACGGACTTTCTTCTCTATATCTTCATCCTCATCTTTCAATTTTTCCGATGCGGCTTTTATGAGTTCGTACTTCGCCAGTTCGCGTGCCTTCTTTTCCTTAAATCTATAGACCTGCTCCAGATTATCACCCAGGGCTTCTCTTATTTTATCAAATAGTTCTTTGGTCATGAAGGGGTTTGAGAAATCCAGTTTTTCTTTTCCGACATTCTCCCGGATTTCCTCCTCAAGTTTGATGATGCGTAAAATTTCCGGAACAGCGAACTTTATCGCTCCGACCACATCCTCTTCTGAAACTTCCTGGGCACCGCCTTCGATCATAACCACGGAATCTTTGGTGCCTGCGACCACCAGACTCAGTTTGCAGCATTCCTGTTCACTGACACCGGGATTTATTATATACTGTCCGTCTTTCAATCCGACCTTTACCGCGGCGAGGGGAGTGTTGAAGTTCAATTCCGAAATCAGAAGGGCGGTGGCGGCACCGATGATGCCGAGGGTGTCTGCTTCATGCTCGACATCCGAGGATAGAAGATGCGCGATGACCTGGACTTCGTTTCTGAAGTCGTCGGGGAAGAGGGTACGCAGCGGTCGATCAATAAGACGGGAGGTGAGAATTTCATTCTCCGACGGCCTGCCTTCTCTCTTTATGAAGCCACCGGGGATCTTGCCCGCGGCGAAAGAGAGCTCGCGGTAATCGACCGTAAGAGGCAGAAAATCGATACTTTCATTGATATCTTTGTTGTAATTCACACAAACGAGCAGGACCGTATCACCGTACGACACGACGCATTCACCGGCGGATTGCTTTGCAACGCGGCCCGTCTCGATTCTTAACTTCTTTTCACCGAGAATTAATTCTGCAGAATACAAATTAACCCCTTAAATGCAGGGCATCAATAATCTTCAGATACCTCGTTCTGTCCTTTCGCATCAGATAGTTGAGATGGCGCCGCCGGTCGTTCACCATCTTGATTAATCCCTGTCTTGAATGCTTGTCTTTGGGAAACTGCTTGAGATGTTCAGTGAGAATTTTAATCCGTTCGGTCAGAAGTGCAATCTGCACCTCCGGTGATCCGGTATCCTTTTCGTGCCTTCTAAAGGTTTCCATTATATTTTTCTTCTGGTCTTTTTCTAAAGCCATTATTCATTCTCCTTTCTATTTAACGTTATTATGCACATTTTTTAATAAATGTCAATGGGGTAAAGATTGTTGAAATTTTATGGATTTCGGGTATTATTATTCAGGAGATTATATGACCACATCAACAGCGAACCCTGGAGCACGGTGAAATGGCGGCGAGGAACAGGGTTATTATTCATTCTGTTATCAACATAATCTTTGCAGTTCTTTTCGGCGCCATCCTCTTCCGACTGTGTCTCGGAATGACAGTACCCGACGCCGCTGTATATTTGAAGACAGTCGGGTTCATTCTTCAGCCGGTCTTTCTGCTGCGTAATCTGTCAGACGACCTGATATTCATCATTCTTTACCTTACATTGTGGATATATGCTCTTTTGAGACAATCGGTTGCGGAAAACAGACCGGGCGGCTTGATTTTTTATCTCCGGACGATCTTCTGGGCGGCGGCTGCCGCGATTCCGTTCTTTATCTTCGGTATTCAATATTTTTCTTTACTGCGATTCAATTCGGCAATCAATTCTCAGGTGTTGCGGATCATTCCCTTCCTCAGTCTGTTCATTCTTTTCTTTCTGCTGGCACGATTCCACTTCAGACAGAGATTCACCTCTGCGCTTATCTGGACGATCAATTCGGTGACGGCGGCGATCTTTTTGATAACCTTAGCCGATTTACTTCCTATGATAAAGACCCAGCCGTTCTTTGATGTCCTCCATTACCGGATTTCTTTGATAAATGATTTTATGTATCGTTTTCCCGCACCTGCCTTTCTGCTCTTTATCGGCGTGGGATTTTTTCTATGCTTCATTATAAAAAGGTATTTTATTCTGTCCGGAAAAAACGTGGGTTCTTTGAAGAACCTCTTCTTTTCCGCCTCACTCTTTCTTCTTCTTTTTTCCTTTCTTTTTATTCTGATGAATGACTATCAAAGATATGAGAAGTTTGATTATAGTGCAGGCATCAATACAATCTATCTGACAAAATATCAGAACCGACAGAGTATCTGGTTTGATAACAGAGCCATTCGATTTCGTTCAGGCGATTTCAAGATGTCTTATCCGTTCGGAGACTTTGAACTTCCTGATACTCTTCGGGCACATGCCGGCCAGATAGCAGAGATGGGATTGATCGAGGGCTTGAGTTATTATAAATTGAGGAGGATTCTGAAGATCGCCCGGTACGGACCCCGGGATTCGACACTCTTTAATTTGCTCGGCGATTTGATCGACGAAGAGAAATATGTAATTCCTTCTTTTTTAAAGAAAACCCTCGCTGGTATCAAAACCCGGTACACAGAGAACGCCGATATCGATCTGAACGGCTGGATCGAATTCAATGATCGACCTTTTGAAGATATCGATGTCTGTTTCAGCCGACACATCGAAGCGGAGCGGGTGTACTCTGAGCCTGTATGGAAGGGCAAAACAGACAATAATGGAAAGTTCAGTTTCAACTGCTACAATGGAGTCAAACAGAAGAATTCATATTTTCTGGTCTCTTTTATGTTCCCTGATACATTTATCGGTTATGCAATAGAGTATCTAAAGGTCTGTAATCCTTTCCACCATTTTTCCGATGCCGGTTCTTATATCCTTGATACCGCCAGGATCGAGGTGAAGAAGCGAAAAGGTTCCAGAAATTTCATTACGGCGAACATCTATCCTGATGCACCGCTCGATTCATTTGAACTCTGGTTTCCGGCAATCGAACAGACCACCGGAGCAGGGATAACGGCTCATATCATTCAAGGTGGGAAGATTGTCGTGGACAGGATTTCCCTGGTCGGCTCGGCGGGTCAGGTTGATACAGAGGAACTTAAACACAGGATACTGAAAAAGACGAAGAAGTGGAGATTCTTCGGTACTCCGGACAGATGTCCGATAGAAATTTATTTAAACGCGGATAAGGGCTGGTAGGATTCAGGGATTGATCCGACGCGCGAGCAATTTCCCCAGGTAATCGTATTCAATATTGACGAAAGAGCCGACTCTCAATCTTCCCAGGGTCGTCTCTTTCAGGGTATAGGGGATGAGGCTGACGGCGAAAATATTACCGGAGACGTATGAGAGTGTCAGGCTTACGCCGTCCAGGGCGATGGAACCTTTCGGTATCAAATACCGGGCGTTTCCAGAACCTGCCTGGAAATAGTATTCATTCTTTTTTATCCGGATGCATTTACCCACTTCATCGATATGCCCAAGCACGATATGGCCTCCGATGCGGCCGTCGAACTTCAGGGCGCGTTCAAGATTTACATAATCACCGCGCTTCCAGTCCTGCATCGTGGTTATTCTCTTCGTCTGTCTCATCGCCTGCACACTGAATTCATTTTCACCGACATCCGCGACAGTAAAACAGATCCCCTGGACCGCGATACTGTCGCCCTTTTTGTTTTCAAGGTCGGATTCAATGAATATTTGATTTCTTACAATCTTTTTTATTCGTCCTTTTTCTTCAATTATGCCTGTAAACATGATATAATAAATCCTCCCCGCTCTTTTCTTTTTTTCTGTAATTTGATAAAACATATTGCAGAAGATTCTCCGAAATCGACAGTCCTTTTTCAATACGGTGCGGCGCCATGAAGAGGAATATTTCGTCATATAGGGCTTCATTGAAAAATTGCGCGAATATCTTTCCGCCGCCCTCGACCAGTATCGAATTTATCCCGGCTTCGGTGAGTCTCTTCAGTATCGTCTTTAATGAATATTCTTTTCCTTCGAGGTAGATGAAGTTCACCCCTGCTTCGGTCAATCTCTTTATCTTGTCCGGTTCATTTCCAGAGTCGGTTATGATGAATCTTTTCACCCCGGGTTTCAGAAAATTGGCGTTCAGGGGGATTCTCAGATGGGGGTCGATCACCACCCTCGCCGGATTGTTTCTGCCGACGAGGCGGTCCGTCAAAA
Coding sequences within:
- a CDS encoding polyribonucleotide nucleotidyltransferase; this encodes MYSAELILGEKKLRIETGRVAKQSAGECVVSYGDTVLLVCVNYNKDINESIDFLPLTVDYRELSFAAGKIPGGFIKREGRPSENEILTSRLIDRPLRTLFPDDFRNEVQVIAHLLSSDVEHEADTLGIIGAATALLISELNFNTPLAAVKVGLKDGQYIINPGVSEQECCKLSLVVAGTKDSVVMIEGGAQEVSEEDVVGAIKFAVPEILRIIKLEEEIRENVGKEKLDFSNPFMTKELFDKIREALGDNLEQVYRFKEKKARELAKYELIKAASEKLKDEDEDIEKKVRRVVDELLRKKMRHQVLREKKRIDGRSPDEIRPISCEIGVLPRTHGSAIFTRGQTQSLAVTTLGTASDEQRIDAIYGEESKSFMLHYNFPPFATGEVRPMRGPGRREIGHGALAERAIVPVLPSEESFPYTIRVVSNILESNGSSSMATVCGSSLSLMDAGVPIKTAVAGISIGLIKEGNEYVLLTDIVGDEDHYGDMDFKVAGTANGITAIQLDLKIAGLDMEILTKGLTRAKDARMKILQMMNSTISAPRKEISQYAPKNIVFSIPKDKIGEVIGPGGKIIRKIIADLDVTIDIEDDGKVTISGTNAHNVDQAQEKIRSLVQEVEVGKTYIGKVKRITNFGAFVEILPGKEGLVHISKLSRQRVRKVEDVVKVGDEIIVKVHQIDDQGRINLIRRE
- a CDS encoding 30S ribosomal protein S15, producing MALEKDQKKNIMETFRRHEKDTGSPEVQIALLTERIKILTEHLKQFPKDKHSRQGLIKMVNDRRRHLNYLMRKDRTRYLKIIDALHLRG
- a CDS encoding riboflavin synthase, translating into MKPYMTKYSSSWRRTVLKKDCRFRRIFCNMFYQITEKKKRAGRIYYIMFTGIIEEKGRIKKIVRNQIFIESDLENKKGDSIAVQGICFTVADVGENEFSVQAMRQTKRITTMQDWKRGDYVNLERALKFDGRIGGHIVLGHIDEVGKCIRIKKNEYYFQAGSGNARYLIPKGSIALDGVSLTLSYVSGNIFAVSLIPYTLKETTLGRLRVGSFVNIEYDYLGKLLARRINP